The Candidatus Desulfarcum epimagneticum genome contains a region encoding:
- the rarA gene encoding Replication-associated recombination protein A translates to MDADLIQRLRSREPLAERMRPVSLDEFRGQGHIAGENALVRRSFEEDRVFSMILWGPPGCGKTTLAGLLARVARAHFTHFSAVLSGVKDIRAVIADSEKRRSGSGEKTLLFVDEIHRFNKSQQDAFLPHVESGLITLIGATTENPSFEVIPALMSRCRVAVLKPLEPPDIDAIMENALKDPERGLGAFGVFLEPGARDHLVRLADGDARAALNNLEAAVFFKMSAGGGDGPTPLSRDEVEKALDQKAPLYDKNGEAHYNLISAFHKSLRGSDPDAALYWLKRMLQGGEDPFYIARRMVRFASEDIGNADPDALRIALDAMSAFRFLGSPEGELALSQSAVYLATAPKSNAVYMAEKRAAAAAKKFGSLPVPLHIRNAPTKLMKRLGYGKGYQYDHDRKGAFAPQEHLPDRLAGTVFYRPTERGGEKIVKERLRKWRSLRAAAGKKTP, encoded by the coding sequence ATGGACGCGGATTTGATTCAGCGCCTCCGGAGCCGGGAGCCCCTTGCCGAGAGAATGCGGCCCGTTTCCCTGGATGAGTTCAGGGGACAGGGCCATATCGCGGGGGAAAACGCCCTGGTTCGGCGGTCCTTTGAGGAGGACCGGGTTTTTTCCATGATCCTGTGGGGGCCGCCGGGATGCGGCAAAACCACCCTGGCCGGCCTGCTGGCCCGGGTCGCCCGGGCCCATTTTACTCATTTTTCCGCCGTGCTTTCCGGTGTCAAAGACATTCGGGCGGTCATCGCCGATTCCGAAAAGAGGCGTTCGGGATCCGGGGAAAAGACCCTGCTTTTTGTGGATGAGATTCATCGTTTCAACAAATCCCAGCAGGACGCCTTTCTTCCCCATGTGGAAAGCGGCCTGATCACCCTGATCGGCGCCACCACTGAAAATCCCTCCTTTGAGGTGATACCGGCCTTGATGTCCAGGTGCCGGGTGGCGGTTTTAAAGCCCCTGGAGCCCCCGGACATCGACGCCATCATGGAAAACGCCCTTAAAGACCCGGAAAGGGGGCTGGGGGCCTTCGGCGTTTTCCTGGAGCCCGGGGCCCGGGACCATCTGGTCCGGCTGGCCGACGGGGACGCCCGGGCCGCTTTGAACAACCTGGAGGCGGCGGTTTTTTTTAAAATGTCCGCCGGCGGCGGGGACGGCCCGACCCCGCTTTCCCGGGATGAGGTGGAAAAGGCCCTGGATCAAAAGGCGCCGCTGTACGACAAAAACGGGGAGGCGCATTACAACCTCATATCGGCGTTTCATAAAAGCCTTCGGGGAAGCGACCCGGACGCCGCGCTTTACTGGCTTAAGCGCATGCTCCAGGGGGGCGAGGACCCCTTTTACATCGCCCGCAGAATGGTTCGTTTCGCCTCGGAGGACATCGGAAACGCCGACCCGGACGCCTTGAGGATCGCCCTGGACGCCATGAGCGCCTTTCGTTTCTTAGGCTCCCCGGAGGGGGAGCTGGCGTTGTCCCAAAGCGCCGTTTACCTGGCCACGGCGCCCAAGAGCAATGCCGTTTATATGGCCGAAAAGCGGGCTGCGGCCGCCGCGAAAAAATTCGGCTCCCTGCCGGTTCCCCTCCATATTCGAAACGCCCCCACAAAGCTCATGAAACGCCTGGGATACGGAAAGGGCTACCAGTACGACCATGACCGAAAAGGGGCTTTCGCGCCCCAGGAGCATCTGCCCGACCGGCTGGCGGGAACGGTTTTTTACCGCCCCACGGAACGGGGGGGTGAGAAAATCGTGAAAGAAAGGCTCCGGAAATGGAGAAGCTTAAGGGCGGCGGCGGGAAAAAAGACCCCGTGA